The nucleotide sequence TGAAAATGTATAAGTTTACTTACTAAAAACAAAGTTTAAAAAATTTAAATTGCAAATTTAGGAGGTACATTTATGAAAAAGGTGAAAAAGCTGGTTGCTCTTGCTGCTTCTTTAGCAGTAGTAGCTTCATTAGGAGCAGGATGTAAGAAAGAAGAAACTAAAGATACACCTTCTCCATCAACAACTGAAACAACTGCTCCAGAAGAGGGTGCATTAGACCTTAGCGAGCATGTTGAACTAAATTTATACCTTATGGGAGACCAAGCTAAGGACCATGATTTAATACTTGCAGAATTGAATAAGCTAACTGAAAGAGATCTAAATGCTTCAGTAAAGATTACTTACTCAACATGGACAGACTTTGGTACAAAGTATAACCTAATGCTTACTTCAGGGGAGCCAATGGACTTGGTTTATTCAGCTAACTGGTTAACTTATGCACAATATGCAAAGAATGATGCTTTCATCGATTTAACAGATTTAATACCTAAATATGCACCAAAACTGCTTGAACAGATAGGTGAGGACAGATGGGATGGAGTAAAGGTTGATGGAAAAATATATGGTGTTCCAAACCAGAATCCGGAATTTGTACAAGGTGTTTTCATATACAGAGAAGATTTGAGAAAGAAACATAACTTACCGGAAATTAACTCAGTAGATACTATAGAAGCTTACCTTGCAGGTATTAAGCAGAATGAACCGGATATTATGCCTACAAATGAAGCTGGTTCAGACGCATATGACAACCTATTTATTTTCACAACTCCTTATGAAATAGTTGATACAGGTGACAAGGGTACTTCAAATCTTGTAATCGATCCTAAGGATCCAACAAAAGTGTTAGCAACAATAGAAACACCAGAATATAAGCCCTTCATGGAAAAAATGAAGTCTTGGGCAGATCAAGGTTTCTGGTCAAAGAGTGCACTTTCCTTAACTGAAGATGGTGTAACAGCCTTCGAAAACGGTAAAGCTGCAGCTTCCTTCAACTCTACATTAGCAAAGGCAAAGGGTACAGTTGAAACTTTACTAAAGAAGCATCCAGAATGGGAAGTTGGTATTTTTGAATACAACAGATTGATGAACAAGGTTCATGCATCAGCTCCAACTCAGAACTTAACAGCTATACCACAAGCATCAGAACATCCAGAAAGAGCATTAGCATTACTTGAAAAGTTAATGACAGACAGAGAATACTATGATCTAATGCAGTATGGTATAAAGGATGTTTCCTATGAATTGACAGCCAATAATGAAATAGACTTTAGTAATATAGATTCCGACAAGCATGGAGCTCCATCCTCATGGGCTTGGAGAAATGATGCTCTATCCTATAAGCAAGTTGGAACATGGGAAAAGTGGCAATCAATAATTGAAGAGAACAAGAAACTTGCTACTCCAAATCCTCTAGATGCGTTCATATTGGATCAAACACCGGTTCAGACCGAAGTAGCTGCAATCAATCAAGTTAAGAACCAATATGGTAAGCCACTTCAAGCAGGTCTTGTAAAAAATGTGGAAGAATCATACAATACATTATTAACTCAATCCAAGAATGCTGGCTTAGATAAATATCGTGAAGAAGTTCAAAAACAGATAGAAGCATACTTTAGTACCAGATAGAGACTAAACTAGTTAATTAATCAGAACTAAATATACAAGCTGGACAAGTGTTTAGCTTGTATATTTGGTTTTTGCAATAATTTAATGTATTCCCTTGGTGGCTTCGCATATTTGATGGTTGAAGAAAGTGTGGAAAATACTGAAGTTGGTACTAAATACTTATCCGTGATATAATGCATTATGAAGTAACTTTGGATTTGGAGGTTTACATATGACATTTAAGTACAAACGCAAAGATAGAGTGTATTTTAAAATGCTGACAATGACTATTGCAGTAATTGAGATATTTATTATCACGGTTTCAGGAACGTTGTTCTTCAATATGAGAAATAACATGCTTAAGCAGCTATATGAAATTCATATTGAAGACCTAAAAAAATCAACCAGTGATATTCAAGCTACCATTAACATGATAAAAAGTACAAGCATTCAAATAAGATATGATCAATATATAAATCTTTTGTGCAGCTATAATGAACCCGATGCCACTCAATTTATACCTGCCCTAGAACAGATGACTAACTATAGACGTGCAGTAAGCAATATAGATTCTATATATGTATATAATGCCGAAAGATTTTATATAAGTGATGAAAATGCACCTAATTTAATTCAGAACAAGGAAGAATTTATAGATAAGAGCATTGTAGAGATTATCGATAAACATAGATCCTATGAAACTCATACTCCAATTCCAAGAATGATTGCAGATTTAAAAACCGGCGAAGAAACCATAGGTTATAGTTTTCTTTTCTATGATAAAGTAGCCGTAGGACCTAATAGTGTTATCATAATAAATCTAAGCAACCAATGGCTTAAAAGGGTTACGAATCAAATGAAGCAATTGGGCAGTACAAAGAATATAATAACAGACGGAAGCGGAAGAGTCATAATAAGTGATGGAGATGAAGAGCCTTTAAGCATTCTCAAAGAGAAATATATTAGGGATATTGCTTCCAATTCCATTAACAGTGGATATGTAATAGAAGAAGTGAATGGAGAGAAATGTTTAATTACGTATATAAAAATGCCGGAATTAGATTGGAACCTGATATCTGTAACACCATTCAAGGTTGCCAGCAAGAGTATATCCGGAGTACTTGTAAAGGTTTTACTTCTCTGTGGATTTATAGTTCTTGTAGGTATAGGTGCTGCTATCTTCCTGTCAAGAAAGTTGTATGACCCTGTAGAGGACCTTTTAAAGAAACTGTCAGAGTATGAGATTCAACAGATGGATATTCTAGAGGAAAATAAAAGAAAGTTCTTATCAAACTTTATTTATCATAGCAAGGAGTTGCAGGAGACCTTTATTAAAAAAGGTTTTGAGGAGTATAGCATAGGCCTATCTGTAATCTTACCCTATGTTCTGATTCTTGTTAGAATAGACACAAAACATGTTTCATCAGAAGACGTAAAGGACTTTAATCTCATTAAGTTTGCTGTCACCAATATTGCTAAGGAAATATTACAAGGAAGATATAAAACAGAGTTTATATATGTTTCTGAAGACGAGTTACTGTTCATAATAAATGGAGACATAGACGATGAGAATTACAAAGATATAATTGATAAGGACATTCAGGAGATTCAGAAACTTATATACAATTACTTTAAAGCTGTTCTTTCTATTAGTATAAGCAATAAAATAATTCCCTATAAAAACCTTCAAAAATCCTTTGAGTATTTAAAGGAAGGGGCAAGAAATGAATTCTTTCATGATGGTGGAGCCATCGTTACTTATGAAGAAATTGAAAATAGAACTAAAGTGAAATATTCATATCCCGAACACAAAGGTAAAGAAATAGTTTCAGCACTTACAACCGGTAAGGTTGAAAAGGCAAAAGAGTTATACATGGAAGTTATTAATGAACTTGAAAAGTGTAACTACTCCACTTTTGAAATTTATTCCACCTTTTTATTCTGGGAGGTCAGCCAGGGAATAAAAAACATAAGGCTAGCTGAAAGTAATAATTGGGTTGAAAAATTGGAGGCTTTAACTACTGAAATGTCCAGTGTTGAAAGCATAAATACATTCAATCAAGTTGTTTTCCAGATCTTTGAGGGCATAGCAGAAAGCTATAAGACCAGCAGTTCTTCAAAGTATGAAAATATTGCTAAGAATGTTATGGAGATAATTGACCAGCGATATGGAGATATTAATTTATCTGTTGAGTCTGTTGCAGATGAGATTGGATTTACTGCTTCTTATATTACTAAAATCTTTAAACAGCACACAGGGAAAACAGTAATAGAATATATTAACGAGAAGCGCATAGAATGTGCTAAAGCCTTACTAACTCAAACCTCCCACAGTGTAGCTGTCATAGCGGAAAAATGTGGCTTTGCAAATATAACTTACTTCCATAGGGCCTTTAAAAAAGTTGTTGGGATTACGCCTAGTGTATACAGGAATACCTACAAGTAGTAACTTGTGTTGAGGTGGTAGTTGAAGGATAGCTGCTACATCAATATTATAATTCAAGGAGGCAAAGTAAATGAATAAACCTAGAATAGGCAACAAGTTTCTTAGGGTGACTTCATTATTTCAACTTATAATGTTTTTAATGTCACTGACCTTAGTCCAGGTACCCATAAAGGTACAGGCGGAAACAAACACTTTAGTATATAACGATTTTGAAACAGGCACAGGATTTACCGGAGGCAGTGGTGTAACTGTAACTGTTGATACAGCAGAAAATGCCAGTGAAGAAGGAACTAAAAGTTTAAAAATGGAGGTAACCGGTAATGCTGGTTGGCCCAATGTAGAAGGGAACTACATAGATGTGGTACCCGCTGTTGGATCATCCATGGATGCCAGTGAATATGCAAACCTTGTATTCTATGTTAAAGATATGGAAGGAAATAATGGCGTCGAAGTAACATTGACATCTGAGGATGGAGCTGAAAAAGGCTTATGGGTAGATAAGGGTGTAAAAGGTGAATGGGTTAAGCTGAAGGTATCTTTGGCTAGTTTTACCGGTGTAGATCTTACAAAGATAATAAAGATAAGATTAGGTGAGTATAATCGGGGAACCTATTATTTTGATGATATATACTTTGAAAAGCCTCAAGTTAACCCGGAAATACCAGAGCTTGCTCCACAATGGTTCCAAAACTTTGAATATGGCGATGGTTTTGCTCCCGCAAGCACAGTAACTACCTCACTGGAGAGGGTGGATACAGCAACAGCTTATGGTTTTAATTCCGTTAAGCTTACTATGTCAGATAATCAGGGGGGTAACTGGGATAACAGCAAAAACAGTGTAATTATTACCCCAATGTATTTGGCTCCTTCGCTTGATCCTAAGGATGAGGACAAAAAGTATGACTATGAGAGATATATGGATGTATCCAATTATAAATATATGATCTTTTATGTAAAAGATACAAGCGGAAGCAATGATGTTCATATAACTATCACAGATATTAATAATAAGTCATGGGATTTTTCATCAGATCCACAGAAGACTGTTAAAAATGAATGGGTTAAGATGGTCATTCCACTTGACTATAACAAAGATATCGACTTTACCAAGATAAGTGAAATAAGACTAGGAATGTATTGGGACTGGAACAACGTTTATTATTTTGATGATGTATATTTTGCTCAAAATGAAAACGATAACCCTCCTAATCATGGACATACAAGCTTAAAGCTTAAATATATAGATGGAACCACAGTGCCATATCAAAATGGCATTCCTATGAGCTCCTTTGAAAAACAAAAGTCCAGAGTAAATATTCACTTGGGTGGAGAATGGAAGAAGGAAAGAGTGATCTTGGATCCACAAAAGTCTATAGCTACAAGAGATGCAGCGGGAATAGCTGCTATTGAAGCTGAAGCAGAAGAAAGATATACTGTAGACTTTGATGACTCCTCTTGGACTTCTAAGGTACTTCCTGCACCGGAAAATGACCTTTATGCTGATAAGGCTGAAACAAAGGCTGGCTTTGAGGAATACCAAGGCGGTGTTTGGTATAGAAGAACCTTTACAGTAGATGAGGCTTTAGAAGGCAAAACCTTAACATTAAACTTCCTAGGTGTAAACTATTTTGCTGATGTTTGGGTTAATGGACAATATATGGGCGGACATCAGGGAGGCTATACACCCTTTGCCTTCGATGTGACAGATGTTATAAAATATGGGTCAGAAAATGTTATAGCAGTAAGAGTGGACAACTCAGCTTGGGATAAGTCCTTCTCCAATGGAGAAATACTCCCCTATGTAACCTCTGACTGGTTGAACTATACCGGTATGATTAGGCCTTGCTACCTTGAAGCTTCTGATAATATTCATATAGTGAGAAGCGATATTAAACCTCTTGATACAGATGGATCAATTGAAGTTAAAACAGTGCTTAACAATAGGGCCAATACTGCAAAAAATGTTGAGCTTTCCTATGAAGTTTATGAAGCTGAAGTTACTGCTGAAAACAAAACCAGTGAATATGCAGAAGACTTATTGGGGGCTGCCGCAAATGTAGTTGAAAGTCGAAATGTTACCTTGTCAGATATAGCTGTAGATACATTAGATGCAAAGATAGAGGATGTAAAGTTATGGACACCTTCAACACCAAATCTTTATGTATTAAAGGTTACTGCAAAGGTTGATGGTAATGTATTAGATACTTATTATACTCAATTCGGGGTAAGAACACTTGGCACTGACGGAGATAAGCTTCTTCTTAACGGTGAACTTGCACCTTACCTTGCCGGTGTAGGTAGAACAGAAGACCATCCCACCAAAGGCCCAGCAATGAATAATGAAGAGCAATTCAAAGACTTTGAAATAATAAAGAACACTTTAAAGGCTAATTTTGTTAGAACAGGTCACTTCCCGGCTAATAAAACTGCTTATTTATACACAGACAGATTAGGTTTGGCGGTTTGGCAGGAAATACCGGCCTACTGGTTCAGCGGAGAGGCCTTCGAAACGCAGACTAACCGTGGTTTAGCAAGACAAATGTATATGGAAATGATTTATGCTTCCTATAACAGGCCATCAGTATGGTTTAACGGAACTACAAATGAATCCGGCGGGCAACTTTCAAGAGTAAACTATATAACTGATTTAAAGAATGCAGCTAGCTTAATTGATGGAACAAGATTAGTTGGTCAGTCTGCTTCCGGCGGAGATGCAACCGATGATTCCCACAGGGCAGCTGATATAATAGGTATGACAATGTACCAAGGAGTATTTACAGGAGTTAATGCTTATAACGGTACCATAGATGTTCTAACTCAAATGCACAACAAGTTCCCTAATAAGCCAATACTGGCTACGGAATATGGATATTGGTCTTCTGACGGTGATACTACAATTACTAAGCAATATGAAATTTTTAATACAACCTTTAATGCATTTACTAAGCTTGCAAATACCAAGGAGGATGGCACAGAAAATCCTGATGGTTTTATAAGCGGTGGTGCTTGGTGGTGTGCCTTCAATTGGTATACAGAAATAACCAAGACCCAGACCATGGGACTTATCCATATGGATAGGGTAACTCCAAAGGAACCACTGACTAGTATTTTTGCAGAAAAGTATAACAGGTATACAAAGGTCAGTGATCCTGCTACAGTAAAGGCTTCAGGAAAATCTACCTGGTATAATAGCTTAAGTTCAAACAGCGGTGTTACCGCAGGAGATGGGGCAGCTATTAAATCAGTAGCTTTAGATGGTGAAAATGGCGCAGTTCAAGCAACTGAAGTTACTGCTTCTAAGGCGACAAGTATTACAGTTCTGCCACAGGGTGGAGAATTGGCGGCAACTAACTTAGCTAATTACGATTACTTTAACTTCTATGTTAAAGATATGAATGGAGAGAACACCATATCAGTTATATTCACAGATAACAAGGGAGTATCTTGGGAAGCAGAAGCTACAGCTAAGACGGTTAAAGGACAATGGACAAAGCTAAGCGTAGCAACAGGAGCAAATATAGACCATTTAGATACTGCTGCTGTTAATAAAGTGAACATAAAAGTACCTGCAGAAGGAAAGTATTATTTTAATAAGCTATACTTCTCAACTTATATTAATGACCCTACACCTCAGGTTACACCTGCAGGAGCCTCAATATGGTATCAAGACTTTGAAAATGTTGAGACTTTAGAGGCAGGCATAGGAGCTACAGCTGAAATAGCTTCAGATGCAGCATTGACGGGAACAAGGGTTGCAAAACTTGTAACTACACAGACCGGCAATCCGGGCACTACTAAGAGCAGTGTAATTGTAACACCAAAGGGATCAGAAGTTTTTGACATCACAGATTATGGTTATGTGTCCTTATATGTAAAAGACACTCAGGGATCAAATACTGTTCTTTTAGTTTTCAAAGACAAGGATGGAAAAATAGCAAGTCAGTGGACTGATACAGGCTCTACCAAGAATACCTGGACCAAGGTTTATGCACCATTGAATGCTGTTAAAAGCAGCGGAATTGATACTCGTAACATTGTATCAATAGCTCTTGCTCAGTGGAACGCAGGCACATATTACTTTGATGATATCTACTTTGCTAAATATCCGTCAGATGGCCCACCGGCACCGGGAGAGGTAGGAGGCGCACAGCCCACCATTGTAAGTATTTCAGATATAACAGCTTCTATAGAGAAAGGTGGCAATTTCACCTTACCAAGAGCAGTAATTGCAACAATGTCAGATAATAGTACAAGAGCTGTGGACATCGTATGGACACCAAATACTGTAGACACAACCAAATCCGGAGTATTTATATTTGAGGGACAAGTTGACGGTTATGATGGAAAAGTAAAGCTCACCCTATCTGTAATAGATACGAGTGATAACACAGATGAAACCAGAGATGAAAATGTACCGCTGCCGGATAGGGCAAGTGTTACTAATACGGACACTGCAGTTGTTATTTCAGTAATAAACAACGTAGCAAGCAGTGGAAGTGTAACCATAGATGTAGCTAATAACAAGACAGTAGCAAAGGAGATATTTGATGCTATAAAGGGGACGAATAAAACCCTTATATTCAAAGGAGATGTAGTTGAATGGACCTTTACAGGTAAGGACATCACAGAAACTACAAAGGATATAGACATGACAGTAAGAATTGCAACTTTAAATTCAACAACAAGTGAGAATAAAGCCTTAATAGGAGAAAAAATCAACAATGAAAATGTATTGGTAATATCCTTTGCAAATAACGGACAATTGCCCGGAAGAGCAAAGATAAAACTTAAACTCGATAATGCATGGTTAGCAAGCAGAAATAAGAACAATATAAATATCTATTACTTTAATGAGGTAAGTAAAGCAATAGAACCTGTAGCCAGTGAATTAACAGCAGATTCAGAAGGTTATGTACAGTTCCATATTACACATAACAGTGATTATATCGTATCAGACAAGGCTTTAACTATGGTACCGGTAGAGCCAACTATAGTAAGATTAGGCGGTGCAGACAGATATGAAACTTCTATTAAGGTTTCTCAGGCTGGCTGGAAAACTTCTGAATATGTAGTGCTGGCAAGAGGAGATGAATATGCAGATGCGCTGACCGCAGCACCATTTGCAAAACAGTTAAATGCACCGATACTTCTGACTGCACCTAAGGCTCTTGATGCTAGAGTAAAAGCAGAGTTAATAAGACTTAAGACCAAGAAGGTATATGTAATTGGCGCCACTGGAGCAATTTCTTCCGGAGTAGTAAATGCTGTATCTGCAATGGGTATCAAAGTAGAGAGAATAGGCGGAAATGACAGATATGAGACAGCTTTGACAATAGCTAAGAAGATGACAAATAAGAGTCAAGTATTCTTAGCCACCGGCACAAACTTTGCGGATGCACTCTCAATTTCTTCCTATGCAGCAGCCACTGGCAGTCCAATACTTCTAACAACTAAGAACTCAATTTCTGCTGAGGTTGCAAAATACATAAAAGACAACAACAGCAAGGTATATGTGATTGGGGGTAACGGAGTAATTGCAGACACCGTTATGAAGAGTATTGCAGGAGCTGAAAGAATAGGCGGAAATGACAGATATGCTACAAACTTAGCAATTCTAAATAAGTTTGCCGCAGGTTTTGACTTCTCTGTTATCTATCTTGCAACAGGAGCTAACTATCCGGATGCAATCTGTAGCTCCGCTTTAGCAGGAAGTAAGAAGGCTCCCATCATTCTGGTTAACAGTAATGATACAAATGCTCAAAATGCTTATATCAAGACAATAGGATCCAGGGTAAAGGAAGTTAATGTTATTGGCGGGGCAGGAGTATTGCCTGCTGAAACAGTTCAAAAGGTTTTAAAATAAAATAGACATTTCACAAACATATGAAGAAAAAGCTACCGACATATAGGCTGGTAGCTTTTTCTTTTTTAATAAATCAAAGCACTTTATTAAACCATTTAGCAGTTTTATACACTTTTTATTAAAATTGACACACTGTAAAATTAAAGTAGGACAATAATTATATTTAATCTATATTGTAGGGAAGGATGGGTGGTCAATGGAAGTTATGACAGTGAAAGAAAAAAGTAAATTGCCAATATTAATATTAGCAATTTCAGCAATATTATCTGTTGCCTTTGCAACCTATAGGATAGTAGATTTAATTTCAAATTCAACAAAGGCTACATTAGTGCTCTATGATGGGCCCAAGCTAATGAGGCAAGCAGGCGACACAAAGATTAGCGTCAATGGGAATCCTCTTTTTGTGTATAATGCACCTGTAAATAATACACATACATGGGTGGAAAATGGAAATCCGCCAATGGATTATACGGCCATGACATATTTTGACTTTGAAGGCACTGCTAAGATAGAGATTGAACTGACTGAGGTTACAGACATATCAAAGGTTAAAGTATCACCACTATCAGCTGGTATTAAGCCGAAAGTAAACGGTAACAAAATTACTTTTACCGTAAAAAAACCAGACCAATATACTGTTGAATACAATGACAGCGTTGAGACAGCTATACACATATTTGCAAATCCCCTGGAGCAGGATCTTCCTGATTTTAACGATAAGAATGTCATCTACGTAGGTCCGGGCTTATGGAATATAGATAATGTAGGGCTAGAAAGTGGACAGACACTATACCTTTCCGGGGGAGCTGTAGTCTATGGAACAATAAGGGCTAATAACGTAGAAAATGTAACTGTACGTGGAAGGGGAATAATGGATGGAAGCCTCTGGTCAAGTTGGAAGAATGAAGGCCAAATAGCAAGGGTGCCGATAGACTTTGTAAATTCAAAAAATATCTACGTAGAAGGTATCATATTCATGAATCCCAATGCATGGACTTTTAATTCATTGAGTTCGGAAAATGCCACAATTGATAACATAAAAATCATATCTGCAAGGCAGAACGGAGACGGAATAACACTGCAATCCTGCAAGAATTTCACAGTTACCAATTCCTTTGTGAGATCCTGGGATGATAGCTTGGTAGTTAAGAACTACGAAGGAAACTCAGACAATATTACTTTTGACAACATAAAGGTTTGGACGGACCTTGCCCAATCCTGCGAAATAGGTTATGAAACCAACAAAGGACAGAGGGAAAATGCTGTTATTAGCAATATTACTTTTAAGAACATAACTGTTTTGCACAATTTTCATAAGCCTGTAATAAGCATTCATAACTCAGACGATGCAACAGTTCGGGATATCCGCTACAGCAATATAATTGTAGAAGATGCCCAAATGGGTGAAGGAGATGCCGGTGCAAACAAGCAATTGATAGACTTTACTATCATGGGCAGCGGTTGGTCTGCTACAAAAGAAAGAGGACATATAAAAAATATCACTGTAGAAAATGTAAAGATTTTGAGCGGAAAAGCTGCACCTTCCAGAATAATTGGCTTTGATAAAGACCATATGGTTGAGAATGTAAAGATAAAGGGGCTCAACATTCTTGGTAAAGACATAAAGTCATCAGAAGATGCAAACCTTGAAACTAACGAATATGTCTCAGGTATCGTCTTTGAGTAATTTGTGATAAAAGGGAGGTGGCAAGCTATGAATAAAAATAAACATGTTATCGCAGCACTTTCAATAATACTGATTCTATCACTGGGAGTAATAGCTGAAAGCTATGTTCTGGGAGATAACAAGGCTTCTCAGATTGCCGGCACTGTTACCAAGGTATCCACACCGGACCAAACTAGGGTAATGACACCCAAGTGGGCAGAAACATCTGAGTATGAATTTGAGGACTTAGGTGAGAATATTGCAGTGGGCAAAACTTCCACAGCTGATTCCTTCCAAGATGTATATGAAGGAAAATACAGTACAGACGGTGATATCAATACCTATTGGGAAGGTAAGGCAAATTCTTATCCCAATAACCTTACTGTAGATTTGGGAGCACCTACCAAGATTGCTAAACTTCGATTGAGGGTTAATCCGGATAAAATATGGGGAAAAAGAGTTCAGACTTTTTCTATACTGGGAAGCAATGACGGCAATGATTTCAAGGAAATAGTGCCAAGTACAGACTACAAATATGATCCTAAAACCGGAAATCAAGTTACTATTGACTTGCCCCAGGGAACAGAAGTGCAATTTATCAGGGCTCAGTTTACTGCAAACACCGGAGCTGTTGGTGGGCAGGTAGCAGAATTTGAGGTTTATGCAGCCAATTAAGTACAAATACAATGATATTCAGGAGGGTGGAGTATGAAGAAGAATAAAATAGGCATATTTGCCTTAGTTATAGCCTTTGTCATGTCAATATTTACTATGAGGGTTTCTGCAGCATCACCGGATAACGCATTACTGCTTGATGACTATAACAGAAGTTCATTGGGGGTGGAAGGAAACGGCGGAGCTTACAACACACCTAACAGTCAAGGCATAACAATCTATTGGATACAATGGGCCAAGGCAGTTCCACAAATAGAAGATAAAGCACTTAAACTTCAAATGGAAGCTCAGGGGTGGTTTGGAGAAGGCGGCATGATAAAGGATCCTGCCTTTAAATATATCATAATGAAAGTAAAGGGCGAAAAGGGAGGAGAAGAACAATTCCTATCAATAAACCCTGACGCTAAGGGATTAGTAAATTTTGTGGATTTAAAAGGTCCGGATGGAAATCCGGTGCCGGCAATAACTACTGAATATCAAGACATAGTTATCGACATTGCAGCCTCAGGCTTTAATCTGCCGGATGGATTAGAGGCAATACACTTCAATAACACTGAACCGGTTACCATATATATAGATGAAATTTATCTGTCTAAGGATGGAAAGCCTG is from Clostridium thermarum and encodes:
- a CDS encoding extracellular solute-binding protein; this encodes MKKVKKLVALAASLAVVASLGAGCKKEETKDTPSPSTTETTAPEEGALDLSEHVELNLYLMGDQAKDHDLILAELNKLTERDLNASVKITYSTWTDFGTKYNLMLTSGEPMDLVYSANWLTYAQYAKNDAFIDLTDLIPKYAPKLLEQIGEDRWDGVKVDGKIYGVPNQNPEFVQGVFIYREDLRKKHNLPEINSVDTIEAYLAGIKQNEPDIMPTNEAGSDAYDNLFIFTTPYEIVDTGDKGTSNLVIDPKDPTKVLATIETPEYKPFMEKMKSWADQGFWSKSALSLTEDGVTAFENGKAAASFNSTLAKAKGTVETLLKKHPEWEVGIFEYNRLMNKVHASAPTQNLTAIPQASEHPERALALLEKLMTDREYYDLMQYGIKDVSYELTANNEIDFSNIDSDKHGAPSSWAWRNDALSYKQVGTWEKWQSIIEENKKLATPNPLDAFILDQTPVQTEVAAINQVKNQYGKPLQAGLVKNVEESYNTLLTQSKNAGLDKYREEVQKQIEAYFSTR
- a CDS encoding AraC family transcriptional regulator, with the protein product MTFKYKRKDRVYFKMLTMTIAVIEIFIITVSGTLFFNMRNNMLKQLYEIHIEDLKKSTSDIQATINMIKSTSIQIRYDQYINLLCSYNEPDATQFIPALEQMTNYRRAVSNIDSIYVYNAERFYISDENAPNLIQNKEEFIDKSIVEIIDKHRSYETHTPIPRMIADLKTGEETIGYSFLFYDKVAVGPNSVIIINLSNQWLKRVTNQMKQLGSTKNIITDGSGRVIISDGDEEPLSILKEKYIRDIASNSINSGYVIEEVNGEKCLITYIKMPELDWNLISVTPFKVASKSISGVLVKVLLLCGFIVLVGIGAAIFLSRKLYDPVEDLLKKLSEYEIQQMDILEENKRKFLSNFIYHSKELQETFIKKGFEEYSIGLSVILPYVLILVRIDTKHVSSEDVKDFNLIKFAVTNIAKEILQGRYKTEFIYVSEDELLFIINGDIDDENYKDIIDKDIQEIQKLIYNYFKAVLSISISNKIIPYKNLQKSFEYLKEGARNEFFHDGGAIVTYEEIENRTKVKYSYPEHKGKEIVSALTTGKVEKAKELYMEVINELEKCNYSTFEIYSTFLFWEVSQGIKNIRLAESNNWVEKLEALTTEMSSVESINTFNQVVFQIFEGIAESYKTSSSSKYENIAKNVMEIIDQRYGDINLSVESVADEIGFTASYITKIFKQHTGKTVIEYINEKRIECAKALLTQTSHSVAVIAEKCGFANITYFHRAFKKVVGITPSVYRNTYK